A single window of Streptomyces cathayae DNA harbors:
- a CDS encoding response regulator transcription factor gives MTDTTAGREAGRGPVKVMVVDDHPMWRDAVARDLSESGFEVVATAGDGDQAVRRARAATPDVLVLDLNLPGKPGVQVCKEVLAAHPALRVLVLSASGEHADVLEAVKSGATGYLLKSASTQELQDAVRRTAAGDPVFTPGLAGLVLGEYRRLASDPAPAPESGGTKAPRLTDRETEVLRLVAKGLSYKQIAERLVISHRTVQNHVQNTLGKLQLHNRVELVRYAIERGLDDE, from the coding sequence ATGACGGACACGACAGCCGGACGGGAAGCCGGCCGGGGCCCGGTCAAGGTGATGGTGGTCGACGACCACCCCATGTGGCGCGACGCCGTCGCCCGCGACCTGTCCGAGTCCGGCTTCGAGGTGGTCGCCACCGCAGGTGACGGCGACCAGGCCGTGCGCCGCGCCAGGGCCGCCACCCCCGACGTCCTCGTCCTCGACCTGAACCTGCCCGGCAAGCCGGGTGTCCAGGTCTGCAAGGAGGTCCTCGCCGCGCACCCCGCCCTGCGCGTGCTGGTGCTCTCGGCGAGCGGTGAGCACGCCGACGTCCTGGAAGCGGTGAAGTCGGGCGCCACCGGCTATCTGCTGAAGTCGGCCTCGACCCAGGAACTCCAGGACGCGGTGCGCCGTACGGCGGCCGGTGACCCGGTGTTCACCCCGGGCCTGGCCGGGCTGGTCCTCGGCGAGTACCGCCGTCTGGCCTCCGACCCGGCACCCGCCCCGGAGAGCGGCGGAACCAAGGCGCCCCGGCTGACCGACCGGGAGACCGAGGTGCTGCGCCTGGTCGCCAAGGGCCTCAGCTACAAGCAGATCGCCGAACGGCTCGTCATCTCCCACCGCACGGTGCAGAACCACGTCCAGAACACCCTCGGCAAGCTCCAGCTGCACAACCGCGTGGAACTCGTCCGCTACGCCATAGAACGCGGCCTCGACGACGAGTAG
- a CDS encoding endonuclease/exonuclease/phosphatase family protein gives MATTPLLPDSRTEPDGSAVVRVLSYNIRSMRDDTGALARVITACAPDLVLLQEAPRFFRWRKKLARLASASGLVTLSGGATAAGPAVLCSLRTTVERTEDVLLPLTPGLHRRGFATAVVRFGGARLGVLSCHLSLAEDERYEQGGMLLNRLAGMGVEHAVAGGDVNERPDGRTFRRLGESLTDCWAAAPWGGEYTSTPTEPHQRIDALFATEGVEVLGCGVPLGRPGVSGADLRAATDHLPVLAALRVPAAA, from the coding sequence ATGGCGACGACTCCGCTGCTGCCCGACTCCCGTACCGAGCCGGACGGTTCGGCCGTGGTCCGGGTGCTGAGCTACAACATCCGTTCGATGCGGGACGACACCGGTGCGCTCGCCCGGGTGATCACCGCCTGCGCGCCCGATCTGGTGCTGCTTCAGGAGGCGCCGCGGTTCTTCCGGTGGCGCAAGAAGCTGGCGCGGCTCGCCTCCGCCTCCGGACTGGTCACGCTGTCCGGAGGTGCCACGGCCGCCGGGCCCGCCGTCCTGTGCTCCCTGCGGACGACCGTCGAGCGCACCGAGGACGTGCTGCTGCCGCTCACCCCGGGGCTGCACCGGCGCGGCTTCGCCACCGCCGTCGTACGGTTCGGGGGCGCCCGGCTCGGGGTGCTGAGCTGTCATCTGTCGCTGGCGGAGGACGAGCGGTACGAGCAGGGCGGCATGCTCCTGAACCGGCTCGCCGGGATGGGCGTGGAGCACGCGGTCGCGGGCGGTGACGTCAACGAGCGGCCGGACGGCCGCACCTTCCGGCGGCTGGGCGAATCCCTCACGGACTGCTGGGCGGCCGCGCCCTGGGGCGGTGAGTACACCTCGACGCCCACCGAACCGCATCAGCGCATCGACGCCCTGTTCGCCACGGAGGGCGTCGAGGTCCTGGGCTGCGGCGTCCCGCTCGGCCGGCCCGGGGTGAGCGGGGCCGACCTGAGGGCGGCCACCGACCACCTGCCGGTGCTGGCCGCCCTCAGAGTGCCGGCGGCCGCGTAG
- a CDS encoding lysophospholipid acyltransferase family protein: MLYGATKFTVGGSLKLAFRPWVDGLGNVPADGPAILASNHLSFSDSFFLPAVLHRKVTFIAKAEYFTSPGVKGRLTAAFFKGVGQLPVDRSGARGAGEAAVRSGIGVIERGELFGIYPEGTRSPDGRLYRGKPGGLARVALATGAPVIPVAMIDTEKVQPPGKIVPKLIRPGIRIGRPLDFSRYHGMEHDRFVLRAVTDEVMYEIMKLSGQEYVDIYATVMKRQLADEAKADKEAEKAEKEAEKTEKAGKKAQRDETAEQRRSDPQ, translated from the coding sequence TTGTTGTACGGCGCGACGAAGTTCACCGTCGGAGGGTCGCTGAAGCTCGCCTTCAGGCCCTGGGTGGACGGCCTGGGGAACGTACCCGCCGACGGCCCGGCCATTCTGGCCAGCAACCACCTGTCGTTCTCCGACTCCTTCTTCCTGCCGGCCGTGCTCCACCGCAAGGTCACCTTCATCGCCAAGGCCGAGTACTTCACCAGCCCGGGTGTCAAAGGCCGGCTCACGGCCGCCTTCTTCAAAGGTGTGGGCCAGCTCCCGGTCGACCGCTCCGGCGCGCGCGGCGCGGGCGAGGCGGCGGTCAGGAGCGGTATAGGGGTCATCGAGCGCGGCGAGCTGTTCGGCATCTACCCCGAGGGCACGCGTTCGCCCGACGGGCGTCTCTACCGGGGCAAGCCCGGCGGTCTGGCGCGCGTGGCGCTGGCCACCGGCGCGCCCGTGATACCCGTCGCCATGATCGACACGGAGAAGGTCCAGCCGCCCGGGAAGATCGTCCCGAAGCTGATCCGGCCGGGCATCCGCATAGGCAGGCCGTTGGACTTCAGCCGCTACCACGGCATGGAACACGACCGTTTCGTGCTCCGTGCGGTGACCGACGAGGTCATGTACGAAATCATGAAGCTCTCCGGCCAGGAGTACGTCGACATCTACGCGACCGTCATGAAGCGGCAGCTCGCGGACGAGGCCAAGGCCGACAAGGAAGCGGAGAAGGCGGAGAAGGAAGCGGAGAAGACGGAGAAGGCGGGGAAGAAGGCGCAGCGGGACGAGACCGCCGAGCAGCGACGGTCCGATCCCCAGTAG
- a CDS encoding (2Fe-2S)-binding protein, with protein sequence MFVCSCFGVTEEQVRSHADAGACTPRQIASACKAGTDCGGCVRRIQALLGRGACPRRQSDGQGRPSLTAELPEAA encoded by the coding sequence GTGTTCGTCTGCAGCTGCTTCGGAGTGACCGAGGAGCAGGTGAGGAGCCATGCGGACGCCGGGGCCTGCACCCCCCGGCAGATCGCCTCCGCCTGCAAGGCGGGCACCGACTGCGGCGGCTGCGTGCGACGCATCCAGGCGCTGCTCGGGCGTGGCGCCTGCCCCCGCCGGCAGTCGGACGGCCAGGGCCGTCCGTCCCTCACGGCGGAGCTCCCCGAGGCCGCGTAG
- a CDS encoding trp operon leader peptide, protein MFALSTRNGSVQNPSARNWWWTASPAAH, encoded by the coding sequence ATGTTCGCGCTTTCGACCCGGAACGGTTCGGTTCAGAACCCTTCCGCCCGGAACTGGTGGTGGACCGCTTCTCCGGCGGCCCACTGA
- a CDS encoding ROK family glucokinase has product MGLTIGVDIGGTKIAAGVVDEDGNILSVHKVPTPGTPEGIVDAIASAVEGARAGHEIVGVGIGAAGYVNRQRSTVYFAPNIYWRNEPLKEKVEARTGLPVVVENDANAAAWGEYKFGAGKGHRNVICITLGTGLGGGVIIGNKLRRGHFGVAAEFGHIRMVPDGLLCGCGSQGCWEQYASGRALVRYATQRANATPENAETLLSLGDGTPEGIEGKHVSMAARQGDPVAVDSYRELARWVGAGLADLASLFDPSAFIVGGGLSEEGELVLDPIRKSYKRWLVGGNWRPVAEVRAAELGNKAGLVGAADLARQPDPIM; this is encoded by the coding sequence ATGGGACTCACCATCGGCGTCGACATCGGCGGCACCAAGATCGCGGCCGGCGTGGTCGACGAGGACGGCAACATCCTCTCGGTCCACAAGGTGCCGACCCCGGGTACGCCCGAGGGCATCGTGGACGCGATCGCCTCCGCGGTGGAGGGGGCACGCGCGGGCCACGAGATCGTCGGCGTGGGCATCGGTGCGGCCGGATACGTCAACCGCCAGCGCTCGACGGTGTACTTCGCCCCCAACATCTACTGGCGCAACGAGCCGCTCAAGGAGAAGGTCGAGGCCCGCACGGGTCTTCCCGTCGTGGTGGAGAACGACGCCAACGCCGCGGCCTGGGGCGAGTACAAGTTCGGTGCCGGCAAGGGCCACCGCAACGTCATCTGCATCACGCTCGGCACCGGTCTGGGCGGTGGCGTCATCATCGGCAACAAGCTGCGCCGGGGCCACTTCGGCGTGGCCGCCGAGTTCGGGCACATCCGGATGGTGCCGGACGGCCTGCTGTGCGGCTGCGGTTCGCAGGGCTGCTGGGAGCAGTACGCCTCCGGCCGCGCCCTCGTCCGGTACGCCACCCAGCGCGCCAACGCGACCCCCGAGAACGCGGAGACGCTGCTCTCCCTGGGGGACGGCACCCCCGAGGGCATCGAGGGCAAGCACGTCTCCATGGCCGCCCGCCAGGGCGACCCGGTGGCCGTCGACTCCTACCGCGAGCTGGCCCGCTGGGTCGGCGCGGGCCTCGCGGACCTGGCCTCCCTCTTCGACCCGTCCGCGTTCATCGTCGGCGGCGGTCTCTCCGAGGAGGGCGAGCTGGTCCTCGACCCGATCCGCAAGTCCTACAAGCGCTGGCTGGTCGGCGGCAACTGGCGCCCGGTGGCCGAGGTCCGCGCCGCCGAACTCGGCAACAAGGCCGGCCTGGTGGGCGCAGCCGACCTGGCCCGCCAGCCCGACCCGATCATGTGA
- a CDS encoding class II 3-deoxy-7-phosphoheptulonate synthase → MTVNAKTSPSAGNTWRELPAAQQPEYPDTEALRAVIADLESYPPLVFAGECDQLRARMAAVAKGEAFLLQGGDCAESFDAVSADHIRAKLKTLLQMGAVLTYAASVPVVKVGRIAGQYSKPRSKSTETRDGVTLPTYRGDSVNGFDFTEEARVPDPERLKRMYNASASTLNLVRAFTTGGYADLRQVHAWNQDFVKSSPSGQRYEQLAREIDQALNFMQACGVEPEEFKTVEFFSSHEALLLDYESALTRVDSRTGQLYDVSAHMVWIGERTRQLDHAHIEFASKIRNPIGIKLGPTTTAEEALQYIERLDPEREPGRLTFIVRMGADKIRDKLPELVDKVTASGATVAWVTDPMHGNTFEAASGHKTRRFDDVLDEVKGFFEVHKELGTHPGGIHVELTGDDVTECVGGGDEIFVDDLHQRYETACDPRLNRSQSLDLAFLVAEMYRDQ, encoded by the coding sequence GTGACCGTGAACGCTAAGACCAGCCCGAGTGCTGGCAACACCTGGCGAGAACTGCCCGCGGCGCAGCAGCCCGAGTACCCCGACACCGAGGCTCTGCGCGCAGTGATCGCGGACCTCGAGTCGTATCCGCCGCTCGTCTTCGCGGGCGAGTGTGACCAGCTGCGCGCCCGGATGGCGGCCGTCGCCAAGGGAGAGGCGTTCCTTCTCCAGGGCGGCGACTGCGCGGAGTCCTTCGACGCGGTGTCCGCCGACCACATCAGGGCCAAGCTCAAGACACTGCTCCAGATGGGCGCCGTACTGACGTACGCCGCGTCCGTGCCCGTCGTGAAGGTGGGCCGGATCGCCGGCCAGTACTCCAAGCCGCGCTCCAAGTCGACCGAGACCCGCGACGGCGTGACCCTGCCCACCTACCGCGGCGACTCCGTCAACGGCTTCGACTTCACCGAAGAGGCCCGCGTCCCGGACCCCGAGCGGCTGAAGCGGATGTACAACGCCTCGGCCTCCACGCTGAACCTGGTGCGCGCCTTCACCACCGGCGGCTACGCCGACCTGCGCCAGGTGCACGCCTGGAACCAGGACTTCGTGAAGTCGTCCCCGTCCGGCCAGCGCTACGAGCAGCTCGCCCGCGAGATCGACCAGGCGCTGAACTTCATGCAGGCCTGCGGGGTCGAGCCGGAGGAGTTCAAGACCGTCGAGTTCTTCTCCTCGCACGAGGCGCTGCTGCTGGACTACGAGTCGGCGCTGACCCGCGTCGACTCGCGCACCGGACAGCTGTACGACGTCTCCGCGCACATGGTGTGGATCGGTGAGCGCACCCGGCAGCTGGACCACGCGCACATCGAGTTCGCCTCGAAGATCCGCAACCCGATCGGCATCAAGCTCGGCCCGACCACCACGGCCGAGGAGGCGCTGCAGTACATCGAGCGGCTCGACCCCGAGCGCGAGCCGGGCCGGCTGACCTTCATCGTCCGGATGGGCGCGGACAAGATCCGCGACAAGCTGCCCGAGCTGGTCGACAAGGTCACCGCCTCCGGTGCCACCGTCGCCTGGGTGACCGACCCGATGCACGGCAACACCTTCGAGGCGGCCTCCGGGCACAAGACCCGCCGCTTCGACGACGTGCTCGACGAGGTGAAGGGCTTCTTCGAGGTCCACAAGGAGCTCGGCACCCACCCGGGCGGTATCCATGTGGAACTCACCGGTGACGACGTCACCGAGTGCGTGGGCGGCGGCGACGAGATCTTCGTCGACGATCTGCACCAGCGCTACGAGACCGCCTGCGACCCCCGGCTGAACCGCAGCCAGTCGCTGGACCTGGCGTTCCTCGTCGCCGAGATGTACCGGGACCAGTAA
- a CDS encoding alpha/beta hydrolase, with the protein MPLLTGAEPYRHEGGETAVLLCHGFTGSPQSLRPWAEHFAEHGLTVSLPLLPGHGTRWQDLRVTGWQDWYAEVDREVRLLRDRCARVFVAGLSMGGALALRLAARHGDAVSGVMVVNPANKVHGLSAHALPVARHLIPTTKGIASDIADPSVTELGYDRVPLHAAHSLRTFLRLLDGELPQVTQPLLLLRSPQDHVVPPADSARILGRVSSLDVTEILLEQSYHVATLDYDAERIFQESTAFIGRLAPGSVDEPGLGKEGTTTGG; encoded by the coding sequence GTGCCGCTCCTGACCGGAGCCGAGCCGTATCGCCATGAGGGCGGGGAGACCGCAGTCCTCCTCTGCCACGGCTTCACCGGTTCGCCGCAGTCGCTGCGTCCCTGGGCGGAGCATTTCGCCGAGCACGGCCTGACCGTCTCGCTGCCCCTGCTCCCCGGGCACGGCACCCGCTGGCAGGACCTGCGGGTGACCGGCTGGCAGGACTGGTACGCGGAGGTGGACCGCGAGGTGCGGCTGCTGCGGGACCGGTGCGCGCGGGTGTTCGTGGCCGGCCTGTCCATGGGCGGAGCGCTCGCCCTGCGGCTGGCCGCGCGGCACGGCGACGCGGTGAGCGGCGTCATGGTCGTCAACCCGGCGAACAAGGTGCACGGACTGAGCGCGCACGCGCTCCCCGTGGCCCGCCATCTGATCCCCACGACGAAGGGGATCGCGAGCGACATCGCGGACCCGTCGGTCACGGAACTGGGGTACGACCGGGTACCGCTGCACGCGGCCCACTCCCTGCGCACCTTCCTGCGGCTGCTCGACGGCGAACTGCCCCAGGTCACCCAGCCGCTGCTGCTGCTGCGCAGCCCGCAGGACCATGTGGTGCCGCCCGCGGACTCGGCCCGGATCCTCGGCCGGGTCTCCTCCCTCGACGTGACGGAGATCCTGCTGGAACAGAGCTACCACGTGGCGACGTTGGACTACGACGCGGAGCGGATCTTCCAGGAGAGCACCGCGTTCATCGGCCGGCTCGCACCTGGCTCCGTCGACGAGCCCGGTCTCGGCAAGGAAGGGACGACCACAGGTGGCTGA
- the macS gene encoding MacS family sensor histidine kinase: protein MPRGGNVMRMSVEQPLWRALTGYRILAMVYAVGLFATAYDEFERPWLAVAYFAVLAVWTLGTLPRIANAARCTKPFLTADLTVALVGILLTPVADAHERVQAGGPTMPSIWTAGSVLAFAIKGGWRWAALASSLVAVANLVERGSPARDTVHNVILVWVASIAIGYVVEVARASERTLARALEIEAATRERERLARDIHDGVLQVLAMVQRRGAVIGGEAAELGRMAGEQEVALRTLVSGGLVPVPRAPREAVRAVGDTAGAAGSGPESGTGDGPVDLRALLAPYAGALVNLAEPGAPVPLAPSAAREVAAAVGAALDNVRKHVGPNARAWILVEDEPDEVIVTVRDDGPGIAEGRLAQAEGEGRLGVALSIRGRLRDLGGSAELISVPGQGTEVELKVPKDTKEADDPRGKAEQR from the coding sequence ATGCCCAGGGGCGGGAACGTCATGAGGATGTCGGTCGAGCAGCCGCTGTGGCGCGCGCTCACCGGCTACCGGATCCTCGCCATGGTCTACGCGGTCGGCCTGTTCGCCACCGCCTACGACGAGTTCGAGCGTCCCTGGCTCGCCGTGGCCTACTTCGCCGTACTGGCCGTGTGGACCCTGGGCACCCTGCCCCGGATCGCCAACGCCGCCCGCTGCACCAAGCCCTTCCTCACCGCCGACCTGACCGTCGCGCTCGTCGGCATCCTGCTCACCCCCGTCGCCGACGCCCACGAGCGGGTCCAGGCGGGCGGCCCGACCATGCCCTCGATCTGGACCGCCGGCTCGGTGCTCGCCTTCGCGATCAAGGGCGGCTGGCGCTGGGCGGCCCTCGCCTCCAGCCTGGTCGCCGTCGCCAACCTGGTCGAGCGCGGCAGTCCCGCCCGCGACACCGTGCACAACGTGATCCTCGTCTGGGTCGCCTCCATCGCCATCGGCTACGTCGTCGAGGTCGCCCGCGCCTCCGAGCGCACCCTCGCCCGCGCCCTGGAGATCGAGGCCGCGACGAGGGAGCGGGAGCGGCTCGCGCGGGACATCCACGACGGCGTGCTCCAGGTGCTCGCGATGGTGCAGCGGCGCGGCGCGGTGATCGGCGGCGAGGCGGCCGAACTGGGCCGGATGGCCGGCGAGCAGGAGGTGGCGCTGCGCACCCTGGTCTCCGGCGGCCTGGTGCCCGTCCCCAGGGCCCCGCGAGAGGCCGTGCGCGCCGTGGGCGACACCGCCGGTGCGGCAGGGAGCGGCCCGGAGAGCGGAACCGGGGACGGCCCCGTCGACCTGCGTGCCCTGCTCGCCCCGTACGCCGGTGCCCTGGTCAACCTCGCCGAACCCGGGGCGCCGGTGCCGCTCGCGCCGTCCGCCGCACGGGAGGTCGCCGCCGCCGTCGGGGCGGCCCTGGACAACGTACGCAAGCACGTCGGGCCGAACGCCCGGGCCTGGATCCTGGTCGAGGACGAACCGGACGAGGTGATCGTCACCGTCCGCGACGACGGGCCCGGCATCGCCGAGGGCCGGCTCGCCCAGGCCGAGGGCGAGGGACGGCTCGGGGTGGCCCTGTCGATCCGCGGACGGCTGCGCGACCTCGGCGGCAGCGCGGAACTGATCTCGGTGCCGGGCCAGGGCACGGAGGTCGAACTGAAGGTGCCCAAGGACACGAAGGAAGCGGACGACCCGCGGGGGAAGGCGGAGCAGCGATGA
- a CDS encoding anthranilate synthase family protein → MNLLDLLDDPRPFALLRRRTPGRDDTVVELLLGPVSPRERLADLPDEGLALIPFRQIRERGFDVRDDGTPLLVLTPEERHEIPLTTALEQLPAHDVRVTDGGFDVDDDAYAEIVGRVLREEIGRGEGANFVIRRSYEGEIPGFGRADALALFRRLLEGERGAYWTFVVHTGREAGGRTLVGASPEVHVRASGGTVVMNPISGTYRYPAGGPTPEHLLDFLADGKEIEELSMVVDEELKMMCAVGDMGGVVVGPRLKEMAHLAHTEYELRGRSSLDVREVLKETMFAATVTGSPVQNACRVIRRYEPAGRGYYAGALALLGRDAGGAQSLDSPILIRTADIDAAGRLRVPVGATLVRGSDPAGEVAETHAKAAGVLAALGVRPGRPRAESVRPRLADDPRVRAALDGRRASLAPFWLRMREPSALPAGPAAHALVVDGEDTFTAMLAHVLRSSGLTVTVRRYDEPGLRETVLAHEGPVVLGPGPGDPSDTADAKMRFLRGLTAAVIRDHRHGVLGVCLGHELIAAELGLDTVRKEVPYQGVQTGIDLFGRPETVGFYNSFVARCDDEAAAELAAHGIEVSRAADGEVHALRGPGFASLQFHPESVLTLNGAALVAELMGQLRGTRTFSERRPSV, encoded by the coding sequence ATGAACCTGCTCGACCTGCTGGACGATCCCCGCCCGTTCGCCCTGCTGCGCCGCCGCACCCCCGGCCGCGACGACACCGTGGTGGAGCTGCTGCTCGGCCCCGTCAGCCCCCGTGAGCGGCTGGCCGACCTGCCCGACGAGGGGCTGGCGCTCATCCCCTTCCGGCAGATCCGGGAGCGCGGTTTCGACGTGCGCGACGACGGCACCCCGCTGCTGGTGCTGACTCCCGAGGAGCGCCACGAGATCCCGCTCACCACCGCCCTGGAACAGCTGCCCGCGCACGACGTCCGGGTGACGGACGGCGGCTTCGACGTCGACGACGACGCGTACGCGGAGATCGTCGGGCGGGTGCTGCGGGAGGAGATCGGGCGGGGCGAGGGCGCCAACTTCGTGATCCGGCGGAGCTACGAGGGGGAGATCCCCGGGTTCGGGCGGGCCGACGCGCTGGCCCTGTTCCGGCGGCTGCTGGAGGGCGAGCGGGGCGCGTACTGGACGTTCGTGGTGCACACCGGGCGGGAGGCGGGAGGGCGGACGCTGGTCGGGGCCAGCCCCGAGGTGCATGTGCGGGCGTCCGGCGGGACCGTCGTGATGAACCCGATCAGCGGCACCTACCGCTACCCGGCCGGGGGACCGACCCCCGAGCACCTGCTGGACTTCCTCGCCGACGGCAAGGAGATCGAGGAGCTGTCGATGGTCGTCGACGAGGAGCTCAAGATGATGTGCGCCGTCGGCGACATGGGCGGGGTCGTGGTCGGGCCCCGGCTGAAGGAGATGGCGCATCTCGCCCACACCGAGTACGAGCTGCGCGGCCGGTCCTCGCTGGATGTGCGGGAGGTGCTGAAGGAGACCATGTTCGCCGCGACCGTCACCGGGTCGCCGGTGCAGAACGCCTGCCGGGTGATCCGGCGGTACGAGCCCGCCGGACGCGGGTACTACGCGGGGGCGCTGGCCTTGCTCGGTCGGGACGCCGGTGGGGCGCAGAGCCTCGACTCCCCCATCCTCATCCGCACCGCCGACATCGACGCGGCGGGGCGGCTGCGGGTGCCGGTCGGCGCCACGCTGGTGCGGGGCTCGGACCCGGCGGGCGAGGTCGCCGAGACCCATGCGAAGGCGGCCGGGGTGCTGGCCGCGCTGGGGGTGCGCCCGGGACGGCCGCGCGCGGAGTCCGTACGGCCCCGGCTGGCCGACGATCCGCGGGTGCGGGCGGCACTGGACGGGCGGCGGGCCTCCCTGGCCCCGTTCTGGCTGCGGATGCGGGAGCCGTCGGCCTTGCCGGCGGGGCCGGCGGCGCACGCCCTGGTCGTCGACGGGGAGGACACCTTCACGGCGATGCTCGCGCACGTGCTGCGCTCCTCGGGGCTCACGGTCACCGTCCGGCGGTACGACGAACCGGGGCTGCGGGAGACGGTGCTCGCGCACGAGGGGCCCGTGGTGCTGGGGCCCGGCCCCGGTGACCCGTCCGACACGGCCGACGCGAAGATGCGGTTCCTGCGCGGCCTGACCGCCGCGGTGATCAGGGACCACCGGCACGGCGTCCTCGGCGTCTGCCTCGGCCACGAGCTGATCGCGGCCGAGCTGGGTCTCGACACGGTCCGCAAGGAGGTGCCGTACCAGGGGGTGCAGACCGGGATCGACCTGTTCGGGCGGCCGGAGACGGTCGGCTTCTACAACAGCTTCGTCGCCCGGTGCGACGACGAGGCGGCCGCGGAACTGGCCGCGCACGGCATCGAGGTGAGCCGCGCGGCCGACGGCGAGGTGCACGCCCTGCGCGGGCCGGGCTTCGCCTCGCTCCAGTTCCATCCCGAGTCGGTGCTCACCCTGAACGGCGCGGCGCTCGTCGCGGAGCTGATGGGTCAGCTCCGCGGTACCAGGACGTTCTCCGAGCGTCGGCCCTCGGTGTAG
- a CDS encoding DUF5304 domain-containing protein, with translation MSDQLPPPDAAGDEPVDDVRAVEDDVRAVNEARTAFDADAWATACAEDLEAEKVRRRARYGPPPGSAAEELRKLVDAVAEKFDQLTGGLQGPLFGAVAGPAAQQMVRQVVQQAKAAVEPVVERNPDVFDHLTAAGNELLAAYRSAVQGQEHRWTTGDTRAWDPDEARDEGGKGDPGRDRGDEPGPGGERIDLD, from the coding sequence ATGAGCGATCAGCTCCCCCCGCCCGATGCCGCCGGGGACGAACCCGTGGACGACGTACGCGCAGTGGAGGACGACGTACGCGCTGTGAACGAGGCGCGCACCGCCTTTGACGCGGACGCCTGGGCGACGGCGTGCGCCGAGGACCTCGAGGCGGAGAAGGTCCGCCGCCGCGCCCGGTACGGACCGCCGCCCGGCTCGGCTGCCGAGGAACTGCGCAAGCTCGTCGACGCGGTCGCCGAGAAGTTCGACCAGCTCACCGGAGGCCTCCAGGGCCCCCTGTTCGGCGCGGTCGCCGGGCCGGCCGCGCAGCAGATGGTGCGCCAGGTCGTCCAGCAGGCCAAGGCGGCCGTGGAACCGGTCGTCGAACGCAACCCGGACGTCTTCGACCACCTCACCGCCGCGGGCAACGAACTGCTCGCCGCCTACCGCTCCGCGGTCCAGGGTCAGGAACACCGCTGGACGACCGGAGACACCCGCGCCTGGGACCCCGACGAGGCCCGGGACGAGGGCGGCAAGGGCGACCCGGGCCGGGACCGGGGCGACGAGCCGGGCCCCGGCGGGGAACGCATCGACCTGGACTGA
- a CDS encoding 2-hydroxyacid dehydrogenase, with product MEILAFGVQSDEKPMIERAFQGHHEVHVLDVFLDEDTALIAAGHEVISTSVNCDLGAGVLENLAAGGTRMIAQRSTGFNNVDLKTAERLGLTVARVSYYSPHSVAEFAWTLAMAVNRRVVRASIRTRDFDFRLDGLMGRDMHGRTAGVLGTGKIGEAFARIAHGFGMRLLGWDVAENPACRELGMTYVPKEQLLAESDLVSLHVPLLPETLHLIDGAALRTMRDDAILVNSSRGGLVDTAALVAELRAGRFTGVGLDVYEAEAGLFFLDKSLEAVEDDTLARLVTFPNVLVTSHQAYYTVDAVSQIIETTVNNVLDYTEGRRSENVLVPRS from the coding sequence GTGGAAATCCTCGCGTTCGGTGTGCAGTCCGACGAGAAGCCCATGATCGAACGGGCCTTCCAGGGCCACCACGAGGTACATGTCCTGGACGTCTTCCTCGACGAGGACACCGCCCTCATCGCGGCCGGCCACGAGGTGATCTCCACCAGCGTCAACTGCGACCTCGGCGCAGGGGTCCTGGAGAACCTGGCGGCCGGCGGCACCCGGATGATCGCCCAGCGGTCCACCGGCTTCAACAACGTCGACCTGAAGACGGCCGAGCGGCTCGGCCTGACGGTCGCCCGGGTGTCGTACTACTCGCCCCACTCGGTCGCCGAGTTCGCCTGGACCCTCGCCATGGCGGTCAACCGCCGTGTCGTCCGCGCCTCCATCCGCACCCGCGACTTCGACTTCCGCCTCGACGGCCTGATGGGCCGCGACATGCACGGCCGCACCGCCGGCGTCCTCGGCACCGGCAAGATCGGCGAGGCGTTCGCCCGGATCGCGCACGGCTTCGGCATGCGGCTGCTCGGCTGGGACGTCGCCGAGAACCCCGCCTGCCGGGAGCTCGGCATGACCTACGTCCCCAAGGAGCAACTGCTCGCCGAGTCCGACCTGGTCAGCCTGCACGTCCCGCTGCTGCCGGAGACCCTCCACCTGATCGACGGAGCCGCCCTGCGGACGATGCGGGACGACGCGATCCTGGTGAACTCCAGCCGCGGCGGACTCGTCGACACCGCCGCCCTCGTCGCCGAACTGCGCGCGGGCCGCTTCACCGGCGTCGGACTGGACGTGTACGAGGCGGAGGCGGGCCTGTTCTTCCTCGACAAGTCCCTGGAGGCCGTCGAGGACGACACCCTGGCCCGCCTCGTCACCTTCCCCAACGTCCTGGTGACGTCCCACCAGGCGTACTACACCGTGGACGCCGTCAGCCAGATCATCGAGACCACGGTGAACAACGTCCTCGACTACACCGAGGGCCGACGCTCGGAGAACGTCCTGGTACCGCGGAGCTGA